In Sphingobacterium zeae, one genomic interval encodes:
- a CDS encoding plasmid pRiA4b ORF-3 family protein — protein MLLQLKIQIKGITKPPVWRKLLVPDYFTFDRLHQVIQEAFGWKNYHLYQFSPKGFGSYPEIAIIDEEWDEGNTEDAELLILKDILNQTGQKFTYIYDFGDSWTHQIVVEDILDKHVLKAELLEGKGACPPEDCGSTWGYQNVKDVMKDIHHEEHDEMRAWLGLEKGEKWDPNYFDLQAAKKRVAAV, from the coding sequence ATGCTATTACAATTAAAAATACAGATTAAAGGGATAACAAAACCACCAGTGTGGCGAAAGTTATTAGTTCCCGATTATTTCACGTTTGACCGTTTACATCAAGTGATACAAGAAGCATTTGGCTGGAAAAACTATCACCTTTATCAGTTTTCGCCGAAAGGTTTTGGATCATATCCTGAGATTGCCATAATTGACGAAGAGTGGGACGAAGGAAATACCGAAGATGCCGAATTGTTAATATTGAAAGACATTTTAAATCAGACAGGGCAAAAGTTCACCTACATCTATGATTTTGGTGATAGCTGGACACATCAAATTGTGGTCGAGGACATTCTAGACAAGCATGTATTAAAAGCGGAGTTACTGGAGGGAAAAGGTGCTTGCCCACCGGAAGATTGCGGAAGTACTTGGGGATATCAAAATGTAAAGGATGTCATGAAAGATATACACCATGAAGAACATGATGAGATGCGAGCCTGGCTCGGCTTAGAAAAAGGTGAAAAATGGGATCCGAACTACTTTGATCTCCAAGCTGCAAAGAAGAGAGTAGCAGCGGTATAG
- a CDS encoding PDDEXK nuclease domain-containing protein: MIRESAYYEKDLEGAIIVHLQEFLLELGNGFSFVARQKRIHIEGDEFFVDLVFYNRLLQSFVIIEIKTHKLTHQDIGQLQMYVNYYDRIERLPYEHLTIGILLCASKNDAVVKPTLPEDQKQIVASQYELYLPTEQQLLDEVNKELESFVSKVGDE; encoded by the coding sequence ATGATTCGGGAAAGCGCTTATTATGAAAAAGATCTTGAAGGCGCCATTATTGTTCATCTTCAAGAATTCCTTCTCGAATTAGGGAATGGCTTCTCCTTCGTGGCCAGACAAAAACGCATCCATATAGAAGGTGATGAGTTTTTTGTTGATCTGGTCTTTTACAACCGTCTATTGCAAAGTTTTGTGATCATTGAGATCAAGACTCACAAATTAACCCATCAGGACATTGGTCAATTGCAGATGTATGTCAATTACTATGATCGCATTGAAAGGCTTCCATATGAACATCTCACGATCGGCATTTTACTCTGTGCGAGTAAAAACGATGCGGTTGTGAAACCCACCCTTCCCGAAGACCAAAAACAAATCGTTGCCAGTCAATATGAGCTTTACTTGCCTACAGAGCAACAGTTGCTGGATGAGGTGAACAAAGAACTGGAAAGTTTTGTGAGTAAGGTTGGCGATGAGTAA
- a CDS encoding MutS-related protein, with product MNDTQDLFLSKDILPIFDYTLNSDSHSALYKLLQNPLSSISQINDRQTILKQIILSISRGNDYYYTKIEYADSHKFLCHFPLEYLKKVDFLAYKFKKRKSNILLGEYAQLINFLSKLENDLTGNIELNEFPHKYQEDLRFVINYLHSFKLRHYISKIRKGTLGYISIQELNAIVSENRKNGDTLLFFEKLALLEAYFSIGKAIYKNNFQFATMNEYCFQLTELYHPLLSNPVKNDIVINNNIVLITGANMSGKSTLLKSIGLCVYLTHLGLAMPASAGTIPFYDNVSIQINHSDDLKNGYSHFMKEIIKLKNVVHQAHEGKRCFAIFDELFKGTNYEDALVISVKTIKGLQKFATSTFFISTHIIELRQKIAEAYVQVSPYYIDCKIVEETPAFSYVLKTGWSNLQIGQLLFNKEGLNSLLD from the coding sequence ATGAATGATACACAAGATTTATTTTTATCAAAAGACATTTTACCCATATTTGATTATACATTAAACTCAGATAGTCATTCGGCGCTCTATAAACTTCTACAAAATCCATTATCATCTATCTCCCAAATCAACGATAGACAAACAATCCTAAAACAAATTATTTTGTCCATATCACGCGGGAATGACTACTATTACACTAAAATTGAGTATGCAGATTCACATAAGTTCTTATGTCATTTCCCACTAGAGTACCTAAAAAAAGTCGATTTTCTGGCTTACAAATTCAAAAAACGTAAGAGCAACATCTTACTTGGCGAGTATGCGCAACTAATTAACTTCTTATCCAAGCTTGAAAATGATCTCACAGGAAATATTGAACTGAATGAATTTCCCCATAAATATCAAGAGGATCTTAGGTTTGTCATAAACTACCTCCACTCCTTCAAACTTCGACACTATATATCCAAAATCCGTAAAGGTACACTAGGCTATATTTCCATCCAGGAGCTAAACGCTATTGTTTCTGAAAACCGTAAAAATGGTGATACGCTTTTATTTTTTGAGAAACTAGCTCTTTTAGAAGCTTATTTTTCAATCGGGAAAGCAATTTATAAAAACAATTTTCAGTTCGCTACAATGAATGAATATTGTTTTCAACTCACAGAACTATATCACCCATTGCTATCTAATCCTGTAAAAAATGATATCGTTATAAACAACAATATCGTACTTATTACAGGTGCAAACATGTCCGGAAAATCAACACTGCTTAAATCCATCGGCTTATGCGTTTACTTGACTCATTTGGGATTAGCTATGCCTGCCAGCGCTGGAACCATTCCTTTTTATGATAATGTATCGATTCAAATTAATCACAGCGATGATCTAAAAAATGGTTATAGTCATTTTATGAAAGAAATTATCAAATTGAAAAACGTTGTTCATCAAGCGCATGAGGGTAAACGATGTTTCGCCATTTTCGACGAGCTATTTAAGGGGACCAACTATGAAGATGCATTGGTTATAAGTGTAAAAACGATCAAGGGTCTTCAAAAGTTTGCTACTTCTACATTCTTTATCTCTACTCATATAATTGAATTACGGCAAAAAATTGCAGAAGCCTACGTCCAAGTGAGCCCATACTATATAGACTGCAAGATTGTCGAAGAGACCCCAGCTTTTTCCTATGTATTGAAAACAGGATGGTCTAATCTGCAAATAGGTCAATTATTATTCAACAAAGAAGGACTAAATAGTCTTTTAGATTGA
- a CDS encoding MFS transporter, which yields MPAEQKSIYTLQFILLCLSSLLFSSSFNMIIPELPNYLSSLGGAEYKGLIIALFTLTAGISRPFSGKLTDRWGRVPVMAIGSIVCFICGFLYPILTSVAGFLFLRLIHGFSTGFKPTSTSAYVADLVPQKRWGEALGMHGLAFSVGTAVGPAIGSAIFEAFGINVMFYCSSFMALLSILIVINMKETLAKKEKFNLSMLKINRKDIIEWRALPAGIVTFLSYTAYGVILTLIPDWSEYLGLKNKGLFFLAFTIASVLIRFVSGKVSDRYGRPKVIVVGIVIIAIALVAIGMGNSFIGMMIGASIYGVGTGILSPAVNAWTIDLSLPEHRGKAVATMYISLEAGIGLGALLAGLYYSDVILRIPVIMYANAVVLLLALTYMLSWQRKHKAH from the coding sequence ATGCCCGCTGAACAGAAATCCATCTATACGTTACAATTTATTTTACTTTGCTTAAGCTCGCTCCTATTTTCTTCTAGTTTCAATATGATTATTCCGGAACTACCCAATTATCTGAGCAGTTTGGGGGGTGCGGAGTACAAAGGGCTAATCATAGCATTGTTTACTTTGACTGCTGGAATTTCGCGGCCTTTTAGTGGTAAATTGACCGATCGGTGGGGACGTGTACCTGTCATGGCAATTGGATCCATCGTCTGTTTTATCTGTGGTTTTCTTTATCCCATTTTAACATCAGTCGCGGGCTTCCTATTCTTACGATTGATACATGGTTTTTCCACAGGTTTTAAACCTACCTCAACTTCTGCGTATGTCGCCGATCTGGTTCCTCAAAAAAGATGGGGTGAAGCTCTTGGCATGCATGGACTCGCTTTTAGCGTCGGTACAGCTGTTGGCCCAGCAATTGGAAGTGCCATTTTCGAGGCCTTTGGTATCAATGTTATGTTTTATTGTTCTTCTTTCATGGCACTTCTCTCCATTCTTATCGTCATTAACATGAAAGAAACACTGGCGAAAAAAGAAAAATTCAATCTTTCCATGCTCAAAATAAACCGCAAGGATATTATTGAATGGCGTGCCCTTCCAGCTGGAATCGTCACGTTTTTATCTTATACCGCTTATGGAGTCATTTTAACTTTAATTCCCGATTGGAGTGAATACCTGGGACTTAAAAATAAAGGGCTATTTTTTCTGGCATTTACAATCGCATCGGTGCTGATACGTTTCGTATCCGGCAAAGTTTCGGACCGTTACGGGAGACCAAAAGTCATTGTTGTCGGAATAGTCATTATTGCTATTGCACTCGTTGCTATCGGTATGGGCAATAGTTTCATTGGAATGATGATCGGCGCAAGCATCTATGGCGTGGGCACTGGTATACTCTCCCCTGCCGTCAATGCCTGGACGATCGACCTTAGCCTACCTGAACATCGGGGCAAGGCAGTAGCAACCATGTATATCTCACTTGAAGCTGGAATAGGGCTTGGCGCACTGCTCGCTGGATTATACTATAGTGATGTTATCCTCCGGATTCCAGTCATTATGTATGCCAATGCAGTAGTTTTGCTACTGGCACTGACCTATATGCTGAGCTGGCAGAGAAAGCACAAAGCCCACTAG
- a CDS encoding DUF6493 family protein, which yields MLKHLRYIDGASDKFWEIQTTGATHTVTYGRNGTAGQSKSKTFDSEEACLKDAEKLIAEKIKKGYSEDGAVGVDRGEKDSAVRPLSVASRRKEEALEALKLLIKEARIENIIPFLEEYANGNLEVLKKEIRAAKRYWVDYSDLSKDPEFKSKAQYNWGIRGTKAHQRTVKLLALATFSGSDAGSWNIFHELLNQAKSHDVMQILNYAKPNWLGSYLLQLVRKNDSGKRLL from the coding sequence ATGTTAAAGCATTTAAGGTATATCGACGGCGCATCAGATAAATTTTGGGAAATTCAAACAACTGGGGCAACACATACCGTAACCTACGGTCGAAACGGAACGGCTGGACAAAGTAAAAGTAAAACATTCGACTCGGAAGAAGCCTGTCTAAAGGATGCCGAAAAGCTAATTGCTGAGAAGATAAAAAAGGGCTATTCTGAAGATGGTGCTGTAGGAGTCGATCGCGGTGAAAAAGACTCAGCTGTTCGACCGCTTTCGGTTGCTAGCCGACGGAAAGAAGAAGCGTTAGAGGCGCTGAAATTGCTTATCAAAGAGGCAAGGATTGAAAATATCATTCCATTTTTGGAAGAATACGCTAATGGCAACCTAGAAGTTTTAAAAAAAGAAATTCGTGCTGCCAAGCGCTACTGGGTTGATTATAGTGATCTCTCCAAAGATCCTGAATTTAAAAGTAAAGCCCAATACAACTGGGGTATACGAGGTACCAAGGCACATCAACGAACGGTGAAGTTGCTGGCGCTGGCCACATTTTCCGGCTCAGATGCGGGTAGCTGGAATATTTTTCATGAGCTTTTGAATCAAGCGAAGAGCCATGATGTGATGCAAATCCTAAACTATGCCAAACCCAATTGGTTGGGCAGCTATTTATTGCAGTTAGTTCGTAAAAATGATTCGGGAAAGCGCTTATTATGA
- a CDS encoding TlpA family protein disulfide reductase, translated as MRSILLFFVLVNAVCFGQKNESYLIKQELFLGNKLANSKSTYVAVSSNKTVSKKVFPLEINTKAITFTGPDRQFIFSSLCPDSNLNVLNSSALADILVQLQQPIYFNFQGRETIVDTTSLKREIRAKALHWELTDDVVAMVANNMTVVAAVLSQELNHAYINKDFLKRLQVEPQLVESKRYSMTKSDKHKVYLTFRDTSQQLEGELVIAKKGCKLISLNQRPYTFDNRPVLSTTNIQQLETIMHPTYDETYAEMLLSSSFVSKKLLTDGAVDSVKVVEYIKKYDAIFPNDKFFVQKKLNLLQQIKDDKQYDLTLKNTPVNLLAGTHHLSNLLYRGELSKDKFMALIPLLDKEKKYNWIQNSLYQGYAPSKEYLSAGEQIELLLNGFSEVEKQYIYPMVLWQRIEDQDNDLPQSRSLFNELMGLNADYWTNGNAGRYALMAFKRLSTIDAQYGRQMLNDIIAKLTTLYNTDQTERKDVTRAHLATAYYFAYQLIHKNDRSEALAYLEKAALYSPKKDAEIAYDSYYDTNFLKAKNNYSEDYLTELASTGQKDAALSKYIKEFLTVQGTSYRGLRDFYQHYYSDQKFSEFFMQKVVSQLPDAPNFILSNLQNGQTTKDDLKGKWTLVDFWGTWCGPCVAEMPKLNNFYEQLKIDKERAQRIGFVSIACSDTKDKVKNFIAKNNYTIPVLMSDNRVERDFNVQGYPSKYILTPAGKLIAMPFGFDWRQLLEEIAVF; from the coding sequence ATGAGGAGTATATTATTATTTTTTGTTTTGGTGAACGCTGTGTGTTTCGGCCAAAAAAATGAGAGTTATCTTATAAAACAAGAGCTATTCCTCGGAAATAAGCTAGCAAACTCCAAATCGACTTATGTGGCCGTGTCTTCCAATAAGACAGTGTCGAAGAAGGTTTTCCCGCTGGAAATAAATACGAAAGCCATCACATTTACAGGTCCGGACAGGCAATTCATATTTTCCAGTTTATGCCCAGATAGTAATCTTAATGTTTTAAATTCGAGTGCATTGGCTGATATTTTGGTTCAATTGCAACAACCTATTTATTTTAATTTTCAAGGAAGGGAGACGATTGTCGATACGACATCGCTCAAGAGGGAGATTCGGGCGAAGGCCCTGCATTGGGAGCTAACAGATGATGTCGTAGCAATGGTGGCTAATAATATGACTGTGGTGGCGGCGGTGTTAAGCCAAGAGCTAAATCATGCCTATATAAACAAAGATTTTTTGAAAAGACTCCAAGTTGAGCCACAATTGGTCGAGAGTAAACGGTATAGCATGACAAAAAGCGATAAGCATAAAGTATATTTAACTTTCAGAGATACGTCTCAACAGTTGGAAGGGGAGCTTGTGATTGCTAAAAAAGGCTGTAAACTTATTAGTCTAAATCAACGACCCTATACGTTTGATAATCGCCCTGTCTTAAGTACAACAAACATACAGCAATTGGAGACCATTATGCATCCTACTTATGACGAAACATATGCTGAAATGCTATTATCAAGCAGTTTTGTGAGCAAGAAATTATTGACCGATGGGGCAGTTGATAGTGTGAAAGTAGTGGAGTACATCAAGAAATACGATGCTATTTTTCCCAATGATAAGTTTTTTGTGCAGAAAAAGTTAAATCTACTTCAGCAGATTAAAGACGATAAACAATACGACTTAACTTTGAAAAATACACCAGTAAATTTGTTGGCAGGAACACACCATCTCTCTAATTTGCTTTACAGAGGCGAGCTATCGAAGGATAAATTTATGGCTTTAATTCCTTTGCTGGACAAGGAAAAGAAATATAACTGGATACAGAATAGTTTATACCAAGGGTATGCACCTTCGAAGGAATACCTATCTGCTGGTGAACAGATCGAACTATTATTGAATGGTTTTTCTGAAGTGGAAAAACAATACATCTATCCTATGGTATTGTGGCAACGAATCGAGGACCAAGACAACGATCTACCACAATCTCGGAGCCTATTTAATGAGCTGATGGGGTTGAACGCTGATTATTGGACCAATGGAAATGCGGGGCGGTATGCTTTGATGGCCTTTAAGCGCTTGAGCACTATTGACGCGCAATATGGTCGGCAAATGTTAAACGACATCATAGCAAAATTAACAACACTTTACAATACGGATCAGACGGAACGTAAAGATGTAACACGTGCGCATCTTGCCACCGCCTATTATTTTGCTTACCAATTAATTCATAAAAATGATAGAAGTGAGGCCTTGGCTTATTTGGAGAAAGCTGCGCTATATTCTCCAAAAAAAGATGCTGAAATTGCCTATGATTCCTATTACGATACGAACTTTTTAAAGGCTAAAAACAACTATTCGGAAGATTATCTGACCGAACTGGCTTCGACGGGACAGAAGGATGCTGCCTTATCAAAATACATTAAGGAATTTTTGACTGTGCAGGGAACAAGCTACAGGGGCTTGCGTGATTTTTATCAACATTACTATTCAGATCAGAAGTTTAGCGAATTTTTTATGCAAAAAGTTGTTTCGCAGTTACCCGATGCCCCTAATTTTATCTTGAGCAACTTGCAGAATGGTCAAACCACAAAGGACGATTTGAAAGGTAAATGGACCTTGGTGGACTTTTGGGGCACCTGGTGCGGGCCATGTGTTGCAGAAATGCCAAAGCTTAATAATTTTTATGAGCAGCTCAAAATAGATAAAGAAAGGGCGCAAAGAATTGGTTTTGTCAGTATTGCGTGCAGTGATACAAAAGATAAAGTGAAAAATTTTATTGCCAAAAACAATTATACCATACCCGTACTCATGTCGGACAATCGGGTGGAACGGGATTTTAATGTGCAGGGTTATCCGAGCAAGTATATTCTAACACCGGCGGGGAAGTTGATAGCGATGCCATTTGGTTTTGACTGGCGGCAGTTGTTAGAAGAAATAGCCGTTTTTTAA
- a CDS encoding GNAT family N-acetyltransferase encodes MNKKAMEKYLPILETERLIIRPIQLDDAAYFFAMDSQPEVHTFLNNEPVQSIEEIKKVITHIQQQYERYGIGRLGVVEKSSSDWIGWTGFKYMNELENGRIGFLDLGYRFRKESWRKGYATEAAAACMHYYREHLTHFDVHGVTHIQNKGSRNVLEKIGFQVTEQFHLDPWDIPCYWYDLFPDTLKN; translated from the coding sequence ATGAATAAAAAAGCTATGGAAAAATACCTACCAATACTGGAAACCGAACGTTTAATTATCCGCCCGATACAGCTCGATGATGCTGCTTATTTTTTCGCAATGGATTCACAGCCCGAGGTGCATACTTTTCTGAATAACGAACCTGTACAATCCATTGAAGAAATAAAAAAAGTAATCACCCATATTCAGCAACAATATGAGCGATACGGTATAGGTCGTCTAGGGGTCGTTGAGAAATCAAGCAGCGACTGGATAGGCTGGACGGGTTTCAAATACATGAACGAATTGGAAAATGGGCGGATTGGATTTCTAGATCTCGGCTATCGTTTCAGAAAGGAATCCTGGCGCAAAGGCTATGCGACAGAAGCGGCGGCAGCCTGTATGCACTATTATCGAGAACACCTGACCCATTTTGATGTACATGGCGTCACACATATCCAAAACAAGGGGTCGCGAAATGTGTTGGAAAAAATAGGTTTTCAGGTAACAGAGCAATTTCATCTCGATCCATGGGATATTCCGTGTTATTGGTATGATTTGTTCCCCGATACACTAAAAAACTAA
- a CDS encoding TrmH family RNA methyltransferase, with translation MLSKAQISLITSLQNKKFRKQHGLFIVEGIKSVMEFISSRYRVESIFYTGDASTKVGKISHNIKCHELTETEFQKISALKSPQGILALVKLPSQQTIVSANLKNKFSLVLDDVQDPGNLGTIIRTAEWFGIEHIICSIGTVDAYNPKVVQATMGSLARLQIYYTDLTDFIPATGLKVYGALLNGQSIYQTQWTDEGLIVMGNEGNGISEELTALIDQAITIPRIGQAESLNVAVATTIFCSEISRQKLV, from the coding sequence ATGTTGTCAAAAGCGCAAATCAGTCTAATAACGTCTCTGCAAAATAAAAAGTTTAGAAAACAGCACGGCCTTTTTATCGTGGAGGGTATAAAGTCCGTCATGGAATTTATTTCTTCTCGCTATCGGGTTGAGTCCATTTTCTATACGGGCGACGCCAGCACAAAAGTGGGTAAAATCTCGCATAATATAAAATGCCACGAACTGACGGAGACTGAATTTCAAAAGATTAGTGCGTTGAAATCGCCGCAGGGAATTCTCGCTTTGGTCAAACTACCATCACAACAAACGATTGTATCAGCCAACTTAAAAAACAAGTTTAGTCTTGTGCTCGATGATGTGCAGGATCCGGGCAATTTAGGCACGATTATCCGCACCGCGGAGTGGTTTGGAATCGAACATATTATCTGTTCCATTGGAACTGTAGACGCCTACAACCCTAAAGTAGTACAGGCAACCATGGGCTCACTGGCCAGACTTCAGATCTATTATACTGATTTAACTGATTTTATTCCGGCTACTGGATTGAAAGTGTATGGCGCACTTCTTAATGGCCAATCCATTTATCAAACCCAATGGACCGATGAAGGCCTGATTGTCATGGGCAATGAGGGAAACGGTATTAGTGAAGAACTAACAGCATTGATCGATCAAGCCATTACTATTCCTCGCATAGGGCAGGCAGAGTCTTTAAATGTTGCTGTAGCAACAACGATCTTCTGTAGTGAGATTTCTAGACAAAAATTGGTTTGA
- a CDS encoding ABC transporter ATP-binding protein yields the protein MIELTNLSKSFGQHQVLRGISYTFSGGKVYGIVGENGAGKTTLFRCLAGLETHSGTITSAEQPLKNNLGYLTSDPYFMSKLTGEEYIYLLTDARAKKIKNLSERNIFELPLKEYASSYSTGMKKKLALTATLLQDNNYYILDEPFNGIDLQSSIILTEIILRLKAMGKIILISSHIFSTLKDTCDEILVIEAGRISKSVKSDQFGDFEEEMKEKILKKDIDKLWL from the coding sequence ATGATCGAGCTTACGAATCTCAGTAAATCTTTTGGACAACATCAGGTACTCCGCGGAATCTCTTATACCTTTAGCGGTGGAAAGGTATATGGCATTGTTGGCGAAAATGGTGCAGGAAAAACAACGCTATTTCGTTGTCTTGCAGGACTTGAAACGCACTCAGGCACTATAACATCCGCTGAGCAGCCGTTAAAGAATAATTTAGGCTACTTAACGTCGGATCCTTATTTCATGTCGAAGCTAACAGGTGAAGAGTATATTTATCTGCTGACAGATGCACGTGCAAAGAAGATCAAAAATCTTAGTGAAAGAAATATTTTCGAGTTGCCGCTGAAGGAATATGCAAGCTCTTATTCCACAGGGATGAAAAAAAAGCTTGCGCTGACGGCTACGTTGCTGCAAGACAATAATTACTATATTCTGGACGAACCTTTTAATGGTATTGATCTGCAGAGCAGTATCATTCTTACAGAAATTATTCTCCGTCTAAAAGCAATGGGAAAGATCATATTGATTTCCTCCCATATCTTTTCCACTTTAAAAGATACCTGCGATGAAATCTTGGTAATCGAAGCTGGCAGAATCAGTAAATCCGTCAAAAGTGATCAATTTGGAGACTTTGAGGAAGAAATGAAAGAAAAGATACTGAAGAAAGATATCGATAAGCTTTGGCTATAA
- the tamL gene encoding translocation and assembly module lipoprotein TamL gives MINYPRFIGFASITFLVSLFASCRSSKYLDDDQALVTKVQISGVNPALKESSETYISNQIRPNSRVNLFIYNTFNTTNGRYKTKKIRNVGEPPHLLDSAMVDLSANQIRRFLFSKGYFKARVTPEIAVSKKRAHIDFKVDAGAPYQIRGVDRNFEEADIKDIFEREVLPKTAVKPKTQYDAAKLLDEREKLYVSMRNNGYYNYLRQYMRAGIDSAIAGNLIDLKINVENPSDSTIHKKYQIDSVYMTIRNYGTMSKKSPRRIQDSAKRLLFVDETNSFRWKPLERYMYLRSGNYYSLQEENKSYDRLYEMNGFRSVKIQFVKKDSNKLNVHYDFVPRPRMGNQIEGEYTFSSGMSGFNIGNTFSQRNIFGGSEQLEVKLRYGVLFDPRLAGGLSSKIFNNDFQAGVNLVIPRLMVPFRINPGGKFGLPKTTYSMTLQLFDQDKTYSNRYFITSLNYSWYETENKYHSFTPIVLEYRDGRLDSNFRNKLVQEGYQLYVRSNDRQYFGLGTQYTFVLNGKKLNSKEDFQYFRGTLDISGNFLDLISSLAKLPKNADGEKKIFGVPFLQYAKTELDYRLYRNLGGNRQFVFRFNPGIAIPYGNNSKLLIFEKSFYSGGMNGIRAWQARTLGPGAYNRQSLSEDLRLNLRNLDQLGEIKLEANAEYRFRLLNNFLGAKMNGATFVDMGNVWRLKKDEELNPGGEFKINKFLGQVAIGTGFGLRFDSEYFVIRLDAGLKLKDPQFSGADQWVIKHFFDSKEFKAQYYETHKPDRYNFIQYNFGIGMPF, from the coding sequence ATGATTAATTACCCTCGTTTTATCGGATTTGCAAGTATAACCTTTTTAGTGTCACTTTTTGCATCCTGCCGGTCTTCAAAATACCTTGACGATGACCAAGCTTTGGTTACAAAAGTACAGATTTCTGGTGTCAACCCTGCATTGAAAGAATCATCCGAAACGTATATTTCCAATCAAATACGACCTAATTCAAGGGTAAATCTCTTTATTTACAATACGTTCAATACTACAAACGGCCGCTATAAAACCAAGAAAATTCGGAATGTCGGTGAACCCCCTCATTTGTTGGATTCGGCAATGGTCGATTTGTCCGCTAATCAAATCCGGCGATTTTTGTTTTCAAAAGGATATTTTAAAGCCAGAGTAACACCCGAAATTGCTGTTTCGAAGAAGCGCGCGCATATAGACTTTAAGGTTGATGCTGGTGCTCCTTATCAAATTAGAGGTGTAGATCGTAACTTTGAAGAAGCAGATATAAAAGATATCTTTGAGCGTGAGGTGCTGCCAAAGACTGCTGTCAAGCCAAAGACGCAATACGATGCAGCAAAATTACTCGATGAAAGAGAGAAACTTTATGTTTCGATGCGGAACAACGGATATTACAATTATTTGCGGCAGTATATGCGTGCAGGTATAGATTCGGCTATAGCGGGTAATTTGATCGACCTCAAAATCAATGTCGAAAATCCATCGGATTCTACGATACACAAAAAGTATCAGATTGATAGTGTTTATATGACCATAAGGAATTATGGTACAATGTCAAAGAAGTCACCGCGTCGCATTCAAGATTCAGCGAAACGACTCTTATTTGTTGATGAAACAAATAGCTTTCGTTGGAAACCATTAGAGCGTTATATGTATTTGCGGTCGGGGAATTACTATTCGTTACAAGAGGAAAATAAATCCTATGACCGATTGTATGAGATGAATGGATTTCGTTCTGTCAAAATACAGTTTGTCAAGAAAGATTCCAATAAGCTTAATGTGCATTATGATTTTGTTCCAAGACCTCGAATGGGAAACCAGATAGAGGGTGAGTATACCTTTAGTTCGGGCATGAGTGGGTTCAATATCGGCAATACTTTTTCCCAACGTAATATTTTCGGAGGGTCAGAGCAATTGGAGGTTAAATTGCGCTACGGAGTTTTGTTTGACCCACGATTGGCAGGAGGGCTTTCTAGTAAGATCTTTAACAACGATTTTCAGGCGGGGGTCAACTTGGTTATCCCGCGCTTGATGGTCCCTTTTCGTATAAATCCGGGAGGGAAATTTGGCTTGCCTAAAACGACCTATTCCATGACATTGCAATTATTTGATCAGGATAAAACCTATTCAAACCGTTATTTTATTACGTCCTTAAATTATTCCTGGTATGAAACGGAGAATAAATACCATAGCTTCACGCCCATCGTATTGGAGTACCGGGATGGGCGCCTAGATTCCAATTTTCGGAACAAGCTCGTGCAAGAAGGCTATCAGCTGTATGTACGGAGTAACGACCGCCAATATTTCGGTCTGGGAACCCAGTACACCTTTGTGTTGAATGGAAAAAAATTGAATAGCAAGGAAGATTTTCAATATTTCAGAGGGACATTGGATATTAGTGGGAACTTTCTGGATCTTATTAGTTCTTTGGCAAAATTGCCTAAGAATGCCGACGGAGAGAAAAAGATCTTTGGTGTGCCGTTTCTCCAGTATGCCAAAACTGAACTCGATTATCGTTTATATCGAAATCTTGGAGGAAATAGACAGTTTGTCTTCCGTTTTAATCCAGGGATAGCGATTCCATACGGTAACAACTCCAAATTGCTGATTTTTGAAAAGAGTTTTTATAGTGGCGGAATGAACGGTATCCGTGCATGGCAGGCACGTACGTTGGGACCGGGTGCTTACAACCGCCAGAGTTTAAGTGAAGACCTGCGTTTAAATCTCCGTAATCTGGATCAACTCGGCGAAATTAAATTGGAAGCGAACGCAGAGTATCGTTTCCGGTTGCTCAATAATTTTTTGGGAGCCAAAATGAACGGAGCGACATTCGTAGATATGGGGAATGTTTGGCGTCTGAAGAAAGATGAAGAATTGAACCCTGGAGGAGAGTTTAAAATCAATAAATTTCTCGGGCAAGTCGCGATTGGTACCGGTTTTGGACTTCGTTTCGATTCAGAATATTTTGTGATCCGTCTAGATGCCGGACTTAAACTTAAGGATCCCCAGTTTTCAGGTGCAGATCAATGGGTTATTAAGCACTTTTTTGATTCCAAAGAATTTAAGGCTCAGTACTACGAAACCCACAAACCAGATCGATACAATTTTATTCAATATAATTTTGGTATCGGTATGCCGTTTTAA